Part of the Zingiber officinale cultivar Zhangliang chromosome 6A, Zo_v1.1, whole genome shotgun sequence genome, ctaactccccctaaacttgtacttttctctccccctttgatcacagcaaaaaaaatggggtcttaaaaatcttcaaataagattaaagtttttaaaaattttctaagttaaaaataaatttttgaaaaaattgctaagttaaaatgaattttccaaaaaaaaattctaagaaaaaaatcctaagtaaatgttcaaatattcctaaaaaaaatttctaagtcaagtgaatgaactaATAGaatttaattcaaaaaaaaacattaagttagatttttttaaaaaaaaaaaattctaaggaattttagtttattttaacaaatatttgataaactttcaaaacattatttaattcttatttaatgttttttcagaaagttaattaaacattttctttcaatattttagcttccaggtcgtggcgaggcactaggccttcttggttattggagcaacaaccacttccttagactagggatggcaacggggcggggcggggccgggtttgccattcccatccccgccccgttttcattttttcgggttcggggattccccgaacccgaacccacgggttcggggattccccatccccgccccatttctagattaatttatattattattattatttaataataattattaatgataatattaatattaatatcaatatcaataatattattattaataatattttcaaaaattttaatattaatattaacactattattaatattttttaaaaatcatattattatttattaatattattaataataatattcggggcgggttcggagatggagatagtattcccatacccgccccattcccgaaaaatcggggatccccatccccatttcgggttttccccgcggggccccaaacccgcggggaaaattgtcatccctaccttagacaaagcttccataaagaatttcaatgtttaattttctcactgtaagcttttaattttttgaaaaattaattaagcacagattttggaacccaatagaggtttctacctacaggattattcaaatacttagggggtacataatttttgggtattcttctaagttgaccctgatggtttctaatgtactagttcaattttccataaagtcttaattttgactttggaaatttctttaagcatgcatcatttttcaatttttcaatttctaattttaaattttcattttctgatttcatactATCGTACATTTCAAGTGAACATGCttttgttaattttatttttaattctttattttctttttctaattcgaataaatctttagaaagcgatttaataaatcgaaatgactgagacggggttagattacgtaccttacttacctgatcaggtgacgctcccccttcactgctgctttcttctgacgttcctcccccttcgtcaatgctcatttctgagctggacgtttctatccctgagaattcttcgactttcgcttcggaggatgacgaatcatcccacgttgcctttaggttcttgtgtttggaggcttctggcttcttgtattttggcttttccctttctttctcctttctctttagctttgggcagtcatctttgatgtgcccctcttcgttgcagttgtaacagcgaaccgtcctcttctttcaatgatgcctctgcgatttaaatttgttagtactaaaaaacttattgaagcgacttaccagtagtgccgcttcggattcgtcgactgaggcttcggagtcagaactgttcatctttgcctttaaggcaatgttctgacttgtcttctctgctccgttgggttctgaaactcaagattcgtgaagttcaaaagtcgaaaataattgttctaacgtacttacctcgaggtccttagagatgtagtatgcatctactaaggagacccactctggagttctcgggaaggcattgagcgcgtatcggatagaatctcggttggttacctcttctccaaggttcgttagttgcgttatcaactccttgattctcgcttggagttgcgctaccttctcgccttggttcatccggaggttcgttaactggttccggaggatgtcgcgcttcgctagcttcgcttcggaagtacctttgtgaagctccaggaatttctcccagagatcttttgctgagtcgtagcttccgatccgatttacctcctgcggcggcagcacactgagcaggtggaactctacgtttccgttggcgacgaaatcgacttgctccttcttgctccatgtgttttcttctttgtctttcggcgctgcaaaaccatatttcattgtaataagaatatcaaaatcggttttaaaaaatacctccattttgcgcttccaggtggcgaagtctccgtcgaacttcgggggatggatgttcgctccggccatcatcttgatcgtagtgattcagttggcggttagtccttctgagacgatCAGGccctaataccacttgttggtgcagcggaggccggcaagaggggggtgaattgctgaaaataaaaattaaactatactctactcgtactttcaactcaattagtgcaatagtgataaattaataaagcaataaaaactaaataaagaaatacagagaatatcaggattttaacctggttacaaccaagaaggttgttaatccagggcagtagaaaaagcgcagtagaaaaattctccttctctgaaggtggagaagccttttacactttggaagctcagaactattgctaggaaacactacacagttgattgcttgagttgttgttgaattcctagctccaggggcctttatataggtcctagaaattctatctcgaggctccaagacgcctccaacgagggtccaaggcgcctccatgagagtcagcggataaaactttatccgcgcgcagaacggtcactttgattggttgaaggcgcctccaatcaggctgaaggcgcctccagcctggttgaaggtgccttcaacctggttgaaggcgcctctagtcaggttggaggcgcctccaagctggcagctcagctcctttgacttcgtttccagcttgttgcgacttccgatgctccgatcttttgggtgattgtggttaaccgaaataggactcacccgaactcaatttccggccttctcctcgagcagtcttccgtcccggcttcacgtccctcgaacaccgcgcacgctcttcacgcccaccggagtactcttccgtaactctctcgtccttcggacgcaccgagcccgtcggcttccttcccgtgtcgtcgtccttctcgctagctgcgtcttccgctcgacttcctgtgttcctaagctcttgcacactcaaacacatggATCAAATACatcaggacctaaccaacttggttgatcacatcaaaactaccacggggtccaacacattGCTTTCCGGAGGCTCACGCCGGCTTCTTCAGCCACCGCGCGCTCGGCATGCATCGGCTTCAGAACTTCCTAATGAATTGCTTCTCCCTGAAACGAAGGTTCAACAGAGACGTTAAGAGCAAACCGAGGGCAAGGCTAATTCTCCGGAGAGGAACCCGATCCTTCCTGAACGAAGGAGAAGTGATTAAAACGGTCATATTGATGGGGCTCAAGCTGATGACACCAATAACATGTCATGGTTCGCGCTGCTGGTCAACTCCGTCAACGTGCTGATTAGGGTATGTTGATATCATACATCTCTtcgtgtatctatatttttacataaaataacataaaaatataatagGCATGAATGATACCATCGACGGATAAAAGTCATACGTGTGACTTTTTAATGGTATTCACACGCACTAGATTTCAAACTTGACACAATCCGTTGGGTGCTaacctcttggatcgacaaagtcttgaAAGCAATATCGATTTCTTCCGATAGAGGAAGCGAAAAAGCCGAGGGAGAAATGGAAAGAAAGAGTTCTTCTCTTGAATTTTTCTAAGGATGACTACTTATAACCTCCAAGAAATATGAAGAGGTATGATTATTCATATTCTCTATTAATTATCATTACAATAAtctctttgaatttttcattAATCATCATTATGATAATTATGATAactttcgaattctccattaattatAGTGATTATAACTATTCGAATTCTTTCTTTTttgaatcaaataaataaatatcttgatctcgactagcttccgatattttcgaattaattaataatccaattaattctaattcaaaatagtaaaattgattaattttaacaTCCATTAAAATAACCAATCATACATAATGTTTATGTCTACGTGCTACGCGTGGGACCCTCTAGATTTTATATATGAAgatagtgtaaatccatacacagactaagataATCGTCTAGCAATAATTTTTAATCacccaacgtgataaaattaatataagtCATAAACTATTATGAACCGATTATTgtataattcaatctcttcatctaagcctacatcccaattaattcggttCATTAtgtatcattaccaaattaattgttttaattgattTCTAatatataatagactcctctttaatgataaatcATTCTTCTGATGGCAATGAATTTCAAGTTACTAATATTTCTATTAAACGGATAGGATGTTAACTTCTAATTCAAGAGAACGATGAATCCTTTACTGACTCAACAttattctctctacgctttgtcatacacccaactaccgtactAATCACAATCTGATTAAAGACTATTTTTAACAACGTCAAAGTATATAACTTCAAACATAGAATAAATGAAAgtcttaagtaaaaaaaattaattatactcATTCATAAGAAGAATGACCAATGATATTTAATATATGATCTCGTTTTAAACGGATCATGTTCAATGTGTCTCTAAACTCAAGATACCCCAAGTATAACTTAGATATCCATTCCTTGATTTATCTCGAACTAGTTATACTTAGCATTGATCTAGATATTCATGTTCATTCTAAATATCTATCcgatcaaaaattatttttaaattaatatacccattaatatgtaagattttatctttaattatatatctagaaaaaaataattaataataaatagttatttttataaaataattattgatAAAACACATGAATTGTCTTAATATAAGTGCACACACGGCGCCCGGGTCCTGGTGCAGATTATCCCCTGTTGTCACTTGGCTGACGGGTGCAGGTACATCTATGGGAAGCAGGCGCCGGAGATGGGACTCAAGTACGCGAAGTAAGAGATCAGAGTCGATGAGAGCTCGATGTCAAAGATGTACCCAAGAGACGATGTCGTCTTCAGGGACCCGACTTCAATCCAGAAACAGCAGGGATTTAGCGCCTTCTGGAAGATATTTCTCAGCCAGCAAAAGGTACAGCTTGACGTGGGAAGGTTTCGGAGTATCATAGCAGCAGTTCTTCGCTCTATAATTTTGACCGGGCGTGTCTAGTCTCACTCCATTTGAGCATTCCTTAGGGTGTATAGTTCATTTCGATTACTAACTAGCAGTAAAGGAAACAAATCGATCGATCTGAAAAGATGGAGTTTTGACACGTTTCAGTTTGTTTCTGATAAGAACATAAAATTGTATTACTCCTTCGAAATCAACAAAAGCAAGAAATTGAGAGAAATCCGCCACATAATGACCAACAAAAATCAAATCGACTAAAATAACCGTCCAGTTATTAGCAGAAGAAAAGTATTCAAAGTTATTGCAACGCAGTGTACAAATGGAGAAGGAAAAAGCGGGCAGAAGCTCCTCAGATGTCTCTTCATCTCCACACAGATTGCAGCGTTATAATTTAAGCGCTGCGTTCAGGAATTGGAACGATAAGAAGGATCAGTCATCACGGGAGCGTTTCCTAATGCATCGTCCTCAACGAATCAAGATACCGAGACGAGATTGTCCGAAGAGCGATGGCATTCACGAAAGAAGAAATCGAAGGACGATCGAGAATCGAGAGGAACTTAGAGAAATTAACAGATCGAAGAAGGAGAAGTAGAAGTCATTGGACTTACCTGGAGGCGGAGCGATCTGTAGAACGGAGGAGTTGAGACGGAGGGCGGCATGACGGCGCTACTCTCTCGCCTGAGGGTAGCAAGATAGAGCCCTGGGATTGAGTTGGGCCTTTAGCAGGCTTTTCCTTAGCATGGGCCATTAAACGTCCTCTCTTCCAGAGATCGGATCTCTGTCCCAAAAAAATCCTGTCCCCggccatttaattttttttaagtttcccAATATGTCAATAGATCTAAGAGttagattataatattaaatacataaaaaattttaataaatacttTAAGGACTTCATGTTGTATACTCcgtacatattttttttaaaaaaaataatttgaaccatTTTATGTACTTAATACTGTAATCTAATTTTTAAATCCTAAAAGATAAAATCTcattaatataattaaaaattaaaaataaataaataaaaaaactaaatgaGACACGGGACAGGATTTTTTTGAAACAAAGAATGCGATCTCCTGCTTGGAGATTAATTTTGAGAATTCCGATCACAAATCTAACTCAAAGtgatgtaattttaaaaatatttttaaaatgaatataaatataataattttagtgAAAAATATCATAGAACTGCTATAATTAAATTGGTGAAAGTCATTATAGATTGAGGACCTGCCCACACGCCACGTGGTGGTCACACCTTTAGATGTGTTCGTACAGGACCACTAGGCGATGTGTACATGAGAGTACAGGATTTTTTTTGTTATCTATGAAAAAGTAAAATTAGTCGATCTATGATAAATTACGAGGATATTTTGTCAATGATGGAGGAGATCAAACCCCAACGAAATATTTTACTGGAACGAGATATTTTTGTTACGGTAGAAGAGGAAGGGGATGGTAGTAAAGCATTACGACTGCAATTTATTTTTGATGATAATTTTTGTTATGTATCGAtacaatttatatttttattacacATATATACTAATTTTAAGTTATATACAAATTATCCAGATCAATAACATCCAAacaatatagttttttttttacgtTGTAAAAGTTCAGATATTTATTTGTTTCTTCAAAAAcgtgttcttttgttttggaaTATTTTCAAAAGCGTGATTACGACTTTTTGCCTATAATGGATTATTAGAAGATATTTGCAGCTTTTGATGATGACTAAGGTTCAAAGatattttttgtgtgtgtgtaatatctatatatatatatatagatatttgTTATTATCCTTTGTTAATCATCAAAGGATATAATAATCCTGAGAATTGAAGCCTTCAAGTTGCAGGACTGATCTTTCAACTGAAGGTGTATACATCTCAAGAACCAGGTAtcttgttattttttatttttcttccaaatttCAGTTACCTACAAGCTAATCATTGTGCATCCCTTTAATTAACAATGATGACTTTTGAGTAATCTAAATTTGATCCTTGTTTGTAAGTTTGAGCAAATTCATGGAGAGGAAACAAATTACCTTCgaaatgtttttttttcctctACTTCATGCATAATTTAAATGTTCGATCTTTTTAAATTTCTTGTGTTGGTGTTGGTTACCATCTGATTGTACATTTTATGATCGAGGAATCTAACGCCAGAGAGATGGCTTTCAAATCAGAGCTCTCTCATCCGAGTTCTAATGATGTCGAACAAGTTTTAAGAAAAGTTGATGATATCAAACAGCAAATCTGCACTCTCAGACTTGACATGGCTTCAGCTTCAGTGCAAAGACAGAAAGCACAGATACAGATTCAGCTTTCAAACAGTGAGTACAAATCTTATTCAGAATACAGCGAAGGGTTGAGAAGGGAGATAGAAGCAACGATCGTAGAGAAAGAATTCGTTGATTTAGCTAGAATTGAAACTGAGAATGAGATCAAACGAATCAAAGCAAGCCATGAAACAGATGCTGCAAATTTCATTGAAAGCATGGAAAAAGTCAAGTCCAGAACTATACAACTCCGGGAAGAAATTAAAGCTGGAGAGACGCTGCAGAAAAAGCTAGGGATAACTGCTTCAGAATTGAATGCCTTGCATCATGAGATGGAGTTCGTTAGATTAATGGAGAAAAGCAATCTGAAGACTCGTTATGTGAGGGATGAGCAAGAGGTCGCCGATTTGTCGAGTTTACAGTTGTCGAGAGTCGAACTGGACGCAGCAAAGAAAGAGCTTTCGTGGCTCAAAGAAGAAGGGTTCGGGATTATGGATGTAATGGATGTCACGAGGAAAGAGCTAACGCATATCGCTAAAGAAAAGGAGAACTGTAGAAGGGAAGTAAAGGAATATGAATCAAGAGTGGAGATTCTCGAGGCGAAGCTCCACGAAGCCATGTCGATGATGGAATCTGCATCGGCGGCGGAGACGAGAGCCGATGCCATTGTTGCCTCTCTCTCAGTCGCACTCCGCCAGCTCCACTCCGATATAGGAGCAGCGAGGCGGGAAGCAGAGCTGGTTCGCGAAGAGACCAAGGCAGTAAGAAGTCAAACAGAGATGACCAAATCGAGGACGTCTGAGTCATTGGAGGAAAGACTCGGCGCGGCAATGGAGGCGCTCAAAAACGCGAAGGCTTCGGAAGCCATGGCACTGGAGGAGTTGCAGCAAGTCACGGAGAGCACCATGACAGAGAGGGCGATTTCGGCTCTGTGGAGCGACACTATAACCATCTCCAAATCCGAGTACTACTACCTGATCAAGCAGGGCAAGGCAGCGACTGAGGTCGCCGAAAAGAAGGTGACGGCGGCGCTGGCATGGAAGGAGGTCTTCGAGGCGAAGGAGAAAGGTGGGTGCGAGGAAAGGTGGGCGATTGTGGCGGTGGATCAGGAGATCAGAGGGATCGATCATGTGACCCCCCGGTCGTGGCATGACACGAAGCTTGTTATAGCGATGCCGAGAAGGTCTCTTCATGTCAGCGGCATCTCGGGGAGGATTAACGGCCAAATTAGCTCGCCGAGTTTGCTGAAGAAGCAACCAAGCCTCAAATCTATAGCTCCAAGGTTGACCTTGGAttccaagaagaaaggaaaggtaATGGAGAAGGTAGTTAGTTTTCTCAACGGTCACAGGAGCTGTCGGAATATCAAAGCTTCTGCGTAATCTAAAACGCTCAATCAAGCAGCTCAATCGTGTATAACATGGGACAACTTTGCTCTCCACTTTGTTAAATTATGTATTTGATGTCATGACCGTGGACAATTACTCATGGCTAATCCTGATTGAAAATGTTTGAAGGTCAATAATCTAAATTATTTCGACTTAGAGATTATTGTTGATCGTGGAGATCGTAATCTCAAGGGAAACTTTACTAAATATTTATTCTCTTATTGTTAGTATTTTTTATATGattgataattatttaattaacttcctaaTGCATATATATAATAGAAAGTGCATTAGGTGTGTAACAACTATTTATTTATAGACATGAGGCATCTAATACGTACCTATCGATTAATTTAGAGAAAATAATacttctaactctaatattctAACTGACATTGAGTCCACTTTATAACTAAttctaaaggaaaataaaagaaataacttaTTATAATTAAGTGATCTTGATAGCAAGTGACATATTTTAAAGAcgaataaaaaaaattcacaagTTGAATTTTTTAATAGAAATACAAGTTGCATCTAGAATTGAGATGCAAAGTTTAAGAAAAACAAGAGTAGCTGTGAAATCTTAAGAATATCTGGAAAGTAGAAGAGCCGAGGGCAAGGTATCAAAAGGAGTAGATgttaagaattttaattaatgtaTAAATATAACCTTACAAGCTTGTCATgctcaatttttttaattaaataaaagtttttaaaaatatatatataaatgagaaATTTGAGGGGAAAAAATCATTTAGACCCTTCACATTACGGCCACCACGACCAGTATTTAGCTTGACAAGGGTCTTGacgattttataatttttgaggcAAGTCAATGCggacaatattttttaaaagaggaTTTGCCATCCTTATCCACATATGGTAACTACTCTACCGATGCCGGCATATATAAGCGCCGACATTAGGTAGTAATAGTAGATATCTCTCTCCCGTATTAGCAACAAAAAAATACCGGAAAAGATATGTACCATATCGGGTTTCGAAACCGACACGGCGTCCGTGTCACGCGACCGGGCCACATCATCAGTCTCAGATATCTGCCACGCGTCAAAAAGATCAAACTTTTTCATCAGGTTTGGGTGACAGTTGGAAGGCAGACCGCAGACGTGTCCAGTAATTCTTGGTCTAATCCAGGGCCATTGAGGTCATTTAAACTAAAAAGCTTGTCGCATATTGTTAATATTACTACTTCCTCATCTCGATTTCCCAGCCAGCTGCCAGACTTCAAGGGAAGGTAAACGCCGCGGAGGGcggctcttcctcctcctcttcgtcgcgatttcttagaattttcttcGGAATTTAGGTTCGGAGGAGAGTTTCCTTATTCTTTGCGGATTTTGAGGGATGGGGTGGTTGATCGGAGTAAAATAACGCTGTATTGGCCTTCATTTGTGGGTAATGCACGAAGCAACTCCAAGTTATTAAGGCGTTTTCTCGACGAAGGCGGTGTCGGAGTGGTAGAATGCGGCGGCCTTCCGATGATGAGCGAATGGCGAGTAACACGGTGGAAGACGTGGCAGAGAAGCCCCCCTCACAGGCAAGGGGAAGATCTCATTCTCACGGTGGGGGTGGTGGGCGGAGAGTGACCCCAGCGGTCGATCCCtctgaagaggaggaggaggccgTCGTGGAGAAGGTGCTTCCCAACGGGGACTTGTATACCGGTGGGTTCGCCGGCAGCGCGCCTCACGGGCGTGGGAAGTACCTATGGGCAGACGGATGTATGTACGAGGGGGACTGGTTGAGGGGGAAGCCCTCCGGGAAGGGGAAGCTCTCCTGGCCGTCGGGCGCCACCTACGAGGGCGAGTTCCAATCGGGCCGGATGGATGGCGTTGGTACCTTCACCGGCGCCGATGGCGACACCTACCACGGCCAGTGGGCGGCCGACCGCAAGCAGGGTTTCGGCAGTAAGTCCTATGCCAACGGCGACTACTACGAGGGTACGTGGCGCTGCAACCTCCAGGAGGGTCATGGGCGTTGCCTGTGGCGAAACGGCAACCAGTACGTGGGCGAGTGGCGCGGCGGCGTTATCCACGGCCGCGGCACCTTCATCTGGCCCAACGGCAACAGCTGCGTCGGCCAGTGGGAGAATGGCGCCGCCCTAAAGGGCAGCGGTGCTTTTACCGGTCCCGACGGTAGCTGTTACATCGACAGCTGGAGTGGCGGCGACCCCAATGCCCTAGAGGGAGGCACCGGAGTGGCATCGCGGAAAGAGACCCCTGCTGGGAGGAGAGGTTTCTCTCCCTTCTTTCAGCTGGATAATAGATCGGCTCCGGCAACACCGATGTCCCATTCGTCCACGAATGGGTGGTCGATCGATGGATCCCAGCGATCACCACAGCAGGGCAGCTTGGCAGCGGAAAAGAACTACCCCAGAATCTGCATCTGGGATTCGAACTCCGAGGCCGGGGATATCACTTACAATGTCGTCGACAGCCTCGAGTCGTCTTTGTTGTACAGGGACGAATCATCTAATGATAGCGGAAGTCTCATTGGAACCGTGAAACGGCTACAGAGTTCCAGCGCGTGGCCAACGGCGGAGGCAAAAAAGCCGGGGCAGACGATATCGAAAGGGCACAAGAACTACGACCTGATGTTGAACCTCCAATTAGGCATTAGGTAAATGACTAAAGAGCTGAATAATTGGTATTTACTTGAAAATCCAGGTGATTTAttgtttggtaaaaaaaaatttatgttttttgttCAGCTACACAATCGGGAAGCCTGGTTCGGCACAGTCGAGGGAGCTGAAGCAGACAGATTTTGATCCGAGGAAGAAGTCCTGGACGAGGTTCCCTCCTGAAGGAACGAAGATAACTCCTCCTCACCAGTCACCGGAGTTCCGTTGGAGAGACTATTGCCCTATGGTCTTCAAGTACTTTTAGTGGACCGATTTAATCAGTGTGCATTTACGAAGCATAAGGGAATTTCTATCTGATTTGGTTCCTGGATTGCAGGCGCCTAAGAAAATTGTTTTCAGTGGATCCGGCAGATTACATGCTAGCCATTTGTGGAAATGATGCATTGAGGGAGCTTTCATCCCCTGGGAAAAGCGGGAGCTTCTTCTTTCTAACGCAGGATGATCGTTTCGTGATCAAGACAGTAAAAAAATCAGAACTCAAGGTTAGTTATTATCCGACTTTTCTACACGAGGGATTGAGTTAACCAGAACTCTCGAGCATCCAGTCCCCTCGTTCTGATTCATTCTACAGGAA contains:
- the LOC121997860 gene encoding protein PLASTID MOVEMENT IMPAIRED 2-like, with translation MAFKSELSHPSSNDVEQVLRKVDDIKQQICTLRLDMASASVQRQKAQIQIQLSNSEYKSYSEYSEGLRREIEATIVEKEFVDLARIETENEIKRIKASHETDAANFIESMEKVKSRTIQLREEIKAGETLQKKLGITASELNALHHEMEFVRLMEKSNLKTRYVRDEQEVADLSSLQLSRVELDAAKKELSWLKEEGFGIMDVMDVTRKELTHIAKEKENCRREVKEYESRVEILEAKLHEAMSMMESASAAETRADAIVASLSVALRQLHSDIGAARREAELVREETKAVRSQTEMTKSRTSESLEERLGAAMEALKNAKASEAMALEELQQVTESTMTERAISALWSDTITISKSEYYYLIKQGKAATEVAEKKVTAALAWKEVFEAKEKGGCEERWAIVAVDQEIRGIDHVTPRSWHDTKLVIAMPRRSLHVSGISGRINGQISSPSLLKKQPSLKSIAPRLTLDSKKKGKVMEKVVSFLNGHRSCRNIKASA
- the LOC121997859 gene encoding phosphatidylinositol 4-phosphate 5-kinase 1-like isoform X2, which codes for MRRPSDDERMASNTVEDVAEKPPSQARGRSHSHGGGGGRRVTPAVDPSEEEEEAVVEKVLPNGDLYTGGFAGSAPHGRGKYLWADGCMYEGDWLRGKPSGKGKLSWPSGATYEGEFQSGRMDGVGTFTGADGDTYHGQWAADRKQGFGSKSYANGDYYEGTWRCNLQEGHGRCLWRNGNQYVGEWRGGVIHGRGTFIWPNGNSCVGQWENGAALKGSGAFTGPDGSCYIDSWSGGDPNALEGGTGVASRKETPAGRRGFSPFFQLDNRSAPATPMSHSSTNGWSIDGSQRSPQQGSLAAEKNYPRICIWDSNSEAGDITYNVVDSLESSLLYRDESSNDSGSLIGTVKRLQSSSAWPTAEAKKPGQTISKGHKNYDLMLNLQLGISYTIGKPGSAQSRELKQTDFDPRKKSWTRFPPEGTKITPPHQSPEFRWRDYCPMVFKRLRKLFSVDPADYMLAICGNDALRELSSPGKSGSFFFLTQDDRFVIKTVKKSELKVLIRMLPSYFRHVCQHEKSLVTRFYGVHCVKPMGGQKVRFVVMGNVFYSEYQIHRRFDLKGSSHGRTTEKNEEEIDETTTLKDLDLDFIFHLQNSCYSELLEQIKKDCEFLESEGIMDYSLLVGVHFLSPSHTSPVSYKKESFQREPCSELPFLASDCQRMDQTLDTRKQSGTNVPARAERIRSRFETFLPVSSGMSTPRASDELHSVLLCFGIIDILQDYDIAKKLEHAYKSLQVNPNSISAVDPKLYSRRFQDFISKIFVQDEEHR
- the LOC121997859 gene encoding phosphatidylinositol 4-phosphate 5-kinase 1-like isoform X3 — encoded protein: MRRPSDDERMASNTVEDVAEKPPSQARGRSHSHGGGGGRRVTPAVDPSEEEEEAVVEKVLPNGDLYTGGFAGSAPHGRGKYLWADGCMYEGDWLRGKPSGKGKLSWPSGATYEGEFQSGRMDGVGTFTGADGDTYHGQWAADRKQGFGSKSYANGDYYEGTWRCNLQEGHGRCLWRNGNQYVGEWRGGVIHGRGTFIWPNGNSCVGQWENGAALKGSGAFTGPDGSCYIDSWSGGDPNALEGGTGVASRKETPAGRRGFSPFFQLDNRSAPATPMSHSSTNGWSIDGSQRSPQQGSLAAEKNYPRICIWDSNSEAGDITYNVVDSLESSLLYRDESSNDSGSLIGTVKRLQSSSAWPTAEAKKPGQTISKGHKNYDLMLNLQLGISYTIGKPGSAQSRELKQTDFDPRKKSWTRFPPEGTKITPPHQSPEFRWRDYCPMVFKRLRKLFSVDPADYMLAICGNDALRELSSPGKSGSFFFLTQDDRFVIKTVKKSELKVLIRMLPSYFRHVCQHEKSLVTRFYGVHCVKPMGGQKQVRFVVMGNVFYSEYQIHRRFDLKGSSHGRTTEKNEEEIDETTTLKDLDLDFIFHLQNSCYSELLEQIKKDCEFLESEGIMDYSLLVGVHFLSPSHTSPAMLLNQCHTRRNHFNENLAPNYLS
- the LOC121997859 gene encoding phosphatidylinositol 4-phosphate 5-kinase 1-like isoform X1; translation: MRRPSDDERMASNTVEDVAEKPPSQARGRSHSHGGGGGRRVTPAVDPSEEEEEAVVEKVLPNGDLYTGGFAGSAPHGRGKYLWADGCMYEGDWLRGKPSGKGKLSWPSGATYEGEFQSGRMDGVGTFTGADGDTYHGQWAADRKQGFGSKSYANGDYYEGTWRCNLQEGHGRCLWRNGNQYVGEWRGGVIHGRGTFIWPNGNSCVGQWENGAALKGSGAFTGPDGSCYIDSWSGGDPNALEGGTGVASRKETPAGRRGFSPFFQLDNRSAPATPMSHSSTNGWSIDGSQRSPQQGSLAAEKNYPRICIWDSNSEAGDITYNVVDSLESSLLYRDESSNDSGSLIGTVKRLQSSSAWPTAEAKKPGQTISKGHKNYDLMLNLQLGISYTIGKPGSAQSRELKQTDFDPRKKSWTRFPPEGTKITPPHQSPEFRWRDYCPMVFKRLRKLFSVDPADYMLAICGNDALRELSSPGKSGSFFFLTQDDRFVIKTVKKSELKVLIRMLPSYFRHVCQHEKSLVTRFYGVHCVKPMGGQKQVRFVVMGNVFYSEYQIHRRFDLKGSSHGRTTEKNEEEIDETTTLKDLDLDFIFHLQNSCYSELLEQIKKDCEFLESEGIMDYSLLVGVHFLSPSHTSPVSYKKESFQREPCSELPFLASDCQRMDQTLDTRKQSGTNVPARAERIRSRFETFLPVSSGMSTPRASDELHSVLLCFGIIDILQDYDIAKKLEHAYKSLQVNPNSISAVDPKLYSRRFQDFISKIFVQDEEHR